In uncultured Cohaesibacter sp., a genomic segment contains:
- the katG gene encoding catalase/peroxidase HPI, with the protein MDHNETKSTGKCPVMHGSNTAMGTGVMDWWPNALNLDILHQHDTKTNPYGDDFDYIEEVKSLDYDAVKQDLRALMNDSQDWWPADWGSYVGMFARVAWHAAGSYRLADGRGGGGSGNQRFAPLNSWPDNVNTDKGRRLLWPIKKKYGNKLSWADLIILSGTVAYEVAGLKTFGFGFGRKDIWHPEKDTYWGAEKEWLAPSDGRYGDVEKPETMENPLAAVQMGLIYVNPEGVNGNPDPLKTAAQMRETFARMAMDDEETVALTAGGHTIGKCHGNGRAENLSPDPEASGPESQGMGWMNTKGRGIGRDTVVSGIEGAWTYEPTKWDMGYFDYLFGYEWELKKSPAGAWQWMPVDMKPEDMPADVEDPSIRCAPIMTDADMALKMDPAYNEICQRFIKDPDYFSNIFARAWFKLTHRDMGPKARYIGPWVPEEDLIWQDPIPAGKADYDVAAVKARIAASGLSVGDMVATAWDSARTYRGSDMRGGANGARLRLAPQKDWEGNEPARLAKVLAVLEPIAAEFGISVADTIVLAGNVGLEKAIKAGGLDIAVPFVPGRGDATDAMTDAPSFDPLEPLADGYRNWAKKDYVVSPEEMLLDRTQLLGLSAKEMTVLIGGMRMLGTNYGGTKHGVFTENEGALSNDFFVNLTDMAYKWVPTGKNTYEIQDRKTGAVKWTATRVDLVFGSNSILRSYAEVYAQDDNKEKFAKDFVAAWAKVMNADRFDVKS; encoded by the coding sequence CCATGGGAACCGGCGTCATGGACTGGTGGCCGAATGCCCTCAATCTGGACATTCTTCATCAGCACGACACCAAGACCAATCCCTACGGAGACGATTTCGACTACATAGAAGAAGTCAAGTCGCTCGACTATGACGCTGTCAAACAGGATCTGCGCGCCCTGATGAATGACAGTCAGGACTGGTGGCCTGCTGACTGGGGCAGCTATGTCGGCATGTTCGCCCGTGTCGCCTGGCATGCGGCAGGCTCCTATCGTCTGGCTGATGGCCGCGGTGGCGGTGGCTCCGGTAACCAGCGTTTTGCACCGCTCAATTCCTGGCCGGACAACGTCAACACCGATAAGGGGCGCCGTCTGCTTTGGCCGATCAAGAAGAAATATGGCAACAAGCTCTCCTGGGCCGACCTGATCATTCTGTCGGGAACGGTCGCCTATGAGGTTGCCGGCCTCAAGACATTCGGCTTCGGTTTTGGCCGCAAGGACATCTGGCATCCGGAAAAGGACACCTATTGGGGCGCCGAAAAGGAATGGCTGGCGCCGAGTGATGGTCGCTATGGCGATGTCGAAAAGCCGGAGACCATGGAAAACCCGTTGGCTGCCGTTCAGATGGGCCTCATCTATGTCAACCCGGAAGGGGTCAATGGCAATCCCGATCCGCTCAAGACCGCAGCCCAGATGCGCGAGACCTTTGCCCGCATGGCCATGGACGATGAAGAAACCGTCGCCCTGACTGCGGGTGGCCACACCATCGGCAAGTGCCATGGCAATGGTCGCGCCGAAAACCTGAGCCCGGATCCCGAAGCCTCCGGTCCTGAAAGTCAGGGCATGGGCTGGATGAACACCAAGGGCCGCGGCATCGGCCGCGACACGGTGGTCAGCGGTATCGAAGGTGCCTGGACGTATGAGCCGACCAAATGGGACATGGGCTATTTCGATTATCTGTTCGGCTACGAGTGGGAGCTGAAGAAGAGCCCGGCCGGTGCCTGGCAGTGGATGCCTGTTGACATGAAACCAGAAGACATGCCGGCTGACGTGGAGGACCCGTCCATTCGCTGCGCACCGATCATGACCGACGCCGACATGGCGCTGAAAATGGATCCTGCCTATAACGAGATCTGCCAGCGTTTCATCAAGGACCCGGACTATTTCTCCAACATTTTCGCACGGGCGTGGTTCAAGCTGACCCACCGCGACATGGGGCCGAAGGCCCGCTATATCGGTCCATGGGTGCCGGAGGAAGACCTGATCTGGCAGGACCCGATTCCCGCTGGCAAGGCCGACTATGACGTTGCCGCTGTGAAAGCCAGGATTGCCGCGAGCGGTCTCTCGGTTGGCGACATGGTCGCAACTGCATGGGACAGCGCCCGCACCTATCGTGGGTCGGACATGCGCGGTGGTGCCAACGGGGCACGCCTTCGCCTTGCGCCACAGAAGGACTGGGAGGGCAATGAACCTGCACGTCTTGCCAAGGTTCTGGCCGTGCTGGAACCGATCGCCGCAGAGTTCGGCATCAGCGTTGCTGATACCATTGTGCTGGCAGGCAATGTTGGTCTGGAAAAAGCCATCAAGGCAGGCGGTCTCGATATCGCGGTGCCGTTCGTTCCTGGCCGTGGCGATGCGACCGACGCAATGACTGACGCTCCGTCCTTTGATCCGCTTGAGCCGTTGGCCGACGGCTATCGCAACTGGGCAAAAAAGGACTATGTGGTCAGCCCGGAAGAAATGCTGCTCGATCGCACCCAGCTTCTTGGCCTCTCGGCAAAGGAAATGACCGTTCTGATTGGTGGCATGAGAATGCTTGGAACCAACTATGGCGGTACGAAGCATGGTGTGTTTACGGAAAATGAGGGTGCTTTGAGCAACGACTTCTTCGTCAACCTCACCGACATGGCATACAAGTGGGTGCCAACCGGCAAGAACACCTATGAGATCCAGGATCGCAAGACCGGTGCTGTCAAGTGGACGGCAACCCGTGTCGATCTGGTCTTCGGCTCCAATTCCATCCTTCGGTCCTATGCCGAGGTCTATGCCCAGGACGACAACAAGGAGAAGTTCGCCAAGGACTTTGTTGCAGCATGGGCCAAGGTGATGAACGCTGATCGGTTCGATGTGAAATCATGA